The Primulina huaijiensis isolate GDHJ02 chromosome 18, ASM1229523v2, whole genome shotgun sequence DNA window CTAGCTTAATTGTTCTTGTTTGACTTTGGATTTTAAACTGTGGAGGGTTCATTATTTAAGCTTACTCAAGATATAATTGACAGGAAATGGAATCTTGATGTTATAAACTTCTCTCATTATATCATGTCCGTAGTTATCACATTTGTTTTTTTCCATTTCTATATGAATCTTTAATTTGTTTCTGATAAATTTTCAGTTCtctgtatttattttatcttgttTTAGTGTTTCATTTTGTTGTCTACTCTGCAATAATGTTCGCGTCAACAATTATTTGTATATTGTAGGTTACATTGGTTCAGTTTCCTTCTTAAACACAGTACTAAAAGTTGTGGATAAACTTAGGTCTATCAACCCTGGACTCGTATTTGGTAAGTGAAAGGTACAAGCTGTTAAGTTTTTTCATTTGTACTAAGCACGACAAAAATTATTGACTCCTCGCTCTGCTGCAATGGGCATCTgctataattattaaaaatccaCAAGGCGTGCATCCAGGGTCAAGGGGTAGCGATGCCTCTGCCTTTGCTGTTAAGAGTCATGCCATGGCCCACATCTTTAATGCACACACCTTGGGCTTGCAGCATGCATCTTGGGGCACCTTAAAGGCTGAAGGTGCTTTTTAAGGATGCCTCGCATGAGATgattgtatattttaaataagatCCGGTGCAACTCGTTTTTTTCTTGAGCTCTGAAGAACATTTGTTGTATTACTGTTCAATGGCTTGTGAATCATATATCAGATACCATAGGGCAAAATTTTCTTCCTATATccaaatttacaaatatatttattaaacatGCATGCGACACTCCGAATCTCTGATAAGGTATACGCCTTGGCTTGCTTTGAGCCTAGGCTCCATGAACATGTGCGGTGTAATACACATTGTGCCTTTAATAACTATGGCATCGACTAATTTTTGCTGAATCATGGATGAGTCTGTGCTTTTCATTGTAATTTTTACCATCTATATTGGACTGGTGTCCATGGGGACTCTATATATTGGTTGTCACGATCATGACTCAAAAGTTTCAATATAGATGTAAATTAGgtttacaaataaaatttgatttgttTAATGAACAGACCTTTGTTCTCAGTTTGTGATCCAGTGTTGGGTGATGAAGGAAAGCTTTATGTTCCACAAGAATTGGTATCTGTATATCGGGAGAAGGTATTCTTGTGGTCTAATTTGGAAGTAGatttttaatttgtaatttACATCATAGTTATGAATTCCATCCAGGTGTCAACCTGGTCATATGGTATGCCGGTTCATCTTTCAGGTCAATTTATCGAATACCTGGATCTCAGATTCTGTATTTTATTGTGAATTGATgataaacttaataaattaaaaggaCTAAATTTTTAGGTAAACGACTATCCAGTGACTTTTTGAgtaaattacttttttttgttTGGGAAGTTGTTGAACTATTTCAAATGAAACACTTGAGGTGCAACTTTATTTTGTATCTCTTTTTGTTCCTTCAAGCGcagaagaaaaatgatatttatgttGTCATATTTCAACTTAGAAAATAGCCTCTCAGTTTTGGCCGATATTAATATCAATCCAAGAAAATTGGACAGACCAAGTTCTGATACCTGGTATTGATCTGACTTGGTGTCATGAAAAGTTGCAACTACTTCAACTTAAAGTGTTTATGTTCTAGATCATTTTGTCGTACTtttgtttttgtcatttttcaaCTTCCTTTTCATGCGTGGCCGAGCTTTTGCTTAACTTAATTTTACTATTACAAAGCACACATTGTCGTGTGAAGTTGATCATTTTTGTAAAATGAACTTTGCCCTAGAGACTTAGCATGCTGTTCGTTAGATCTGAAATGGGTGACGCTCATATCTGTATGTATGTGGGAAAATTAGGAGGAGAAAGAAGATTCAGATCCtgtcaaataaataatctaTTTGACTTAAATTGCTATATCTTTTATTTAGTGATAGGACATAGTAATGGAAACTTATTATGTTCCCTTTCTGGTTAGGTTGTCCCAATCGCTTCAATGTTGACTCCCAACCAATTTGAGGCTGAACTCTTGACTGGTTTCAGGTACTATTTAATTGAGTCTTTTTAATAGAGTGTCTGCTAGTCTTCAGATTTCATCTGATTTACCATATTGCGAATTTGATTTAATGGGATGAAATTTTGTAACTGAAAAACATGTGAAATGGAGTTTCTCAATTGCACACTTATTCGTGATAGAAGAACTAGTTATTCGTTAGCCGTGTGTGTGTCAACAGCTGAATATCAGGACTGGATTGATGAACTGTGTTAGTTTTTGTTTCCCCCAGGTTTGTCTGGTCATTGAATTGTTCTCTTTTTTACTTCTCCATTGGTTATACTTATCAGGATTGTATCTGAACAAGATGGCAGAGAAGCTTGCAACATCCTTCATACTGCTGGACCATCAAAGGTTCATATGTTTCTTAACTCTGAGAGAATTTAGTTTTTTGGGTTTTAAAGCATCAAGTCATTGCTTGGTTAATGGTAACATTTATCAGCCAAGTCGAAATCTGCGGCTTGACTTAATAATATCAATTACGATATCTGAACGTAATGTTGTATTTTAGGTCGTCATAACAAGCATCAATATAGACGGGAATCTTCTTCTGATTGGCAGTCATCAGAAAGAGAAGGTAAGGAGAAGTACAACTCTGGTTAAACATTCTTTTTTCTCGTCTGCACGCAAGACAAAATGGATGGAATAACTAGTTCCCTTACTTGTGCCCAAACTGCTGTTGTCTACAACTTGGTATGGTAATTCATAGTTTGGTTTTTATGTGTGCGAATCTTTTTTATTCAGTTAAGCTTTGATGATGACAGGGTCAACCTCCTGCACAGTTCAGGATTTTGATTCCCAAGATTCCTGTTTATTTCACGGTATGCAGTTGAAACTTTCAAGTTTTCTTGATGAACGTTATTTTCCTCCTCtagatttcaatttttttttgaaaatgttgtcgttattgatttttttcttgaaatcttcTTGCTCTCTACCTGTGCATTCCATGTGTGTGGTTTAAACCTGTGAGGAATCCCCATGCTGGTCaaattttgtttacaaagcCCTCGAGCAATGGATCTTATTAGTTTGAATGAAGAAGTATTagaattggataattttttgaaaaaacaaaatgCTGATTTCATTTTAGGCCTCCTCGTGGGTACTTGCTTCTTTGTTTTGCTCagtaactaatttttttattcttatgtTGCTTGCAGGGAACTGGAGATCTAATGACTGCCCTGTTACTTGGATGGAGCAATGTAATGCTAGACGAAACTTAACTTGGGTCTTTTGACTCATTTCATAGGCAgaattgattatttttgtttctcCTTATGCAGAAATATCCTGACAATCTTAACAAAGCAGCAGAGCTCTCCGTGTCAAGCTTGCAGGTAAGTTGGTACTTAATTGTGTAGGCATCATGCTATCGTTGTGCAACTAGGACCATAATTCAACATATAGGGCATTATTCTGGGaggaaaatatacatatatgttgGTGAAAAGCTCAATAACGGTAGTGAACCACGAAGAAATTTAACAGGGATCTCTCAGTAGCTAGTATCTAAATCAgaaagaatgaaaaataatacaGAAAGAAAAGCACTGGCTGAGGTATACTCGTCTAAGATCTTTTCTGTGGTCCAGGCGCTTCTGGCTAGGACACTGAATGACTATAAAAGGGCTGGACATGATTGCGAGACTAGTAGTTTGGAGATTCGTCTGATTCAGAGTCAAGATGATATTCgcaacccaaaaatcaattacaCAGCTGAGACATACAACTGAGATTATTGTCGCATTGTTCTGTGCTCATTGTTGATACTTATAattccaatatttttttaatccagAAGGGAAGAATAATCCCCCTCTCAATTTTTACGGTGGCTTCATTTTCGCATACTTGAAATGCGAACAATAATATTCCAAAATTTACCCTCCAATTTATGTGCTACCAACTCATCGAACCCTTTAGCTGGTTTTATTTTTCCCAAATTCTGAGAATGAAGCTTATGGATTCCTATTTCATTTTCAATCTCTTTAGTGAAAATAATTCTCTCTCACTTTCATATCTTCTATAGtcctatatttttcaatttttggcaatttatgtatttttttagtaGTAGTATTTACACAAGTCAGCGTTGTATCAATGTTACATTGGTGTTATGTTCGTTTCAAGTTGAAAAAgggttaaaataaaaaaagaaccaaaaaaaaaaaaaaaaaNNNNNNNNNNNNNNNNNNNNNNNNNNNNNNNNNNNNNNNNNNNNNNNNNNNNNNNNNNNNNNNNNNNNNNNNNNNNNNNNNNNNNNNNNNNNNNNNNNNNNNNNNNNNNNNNNNNNNNNNNNNNNNNNNNNNNNNNNNNNNNNNNNNNNNNNNNNNNNNNNNNNNNNNNNNNNNNNNNNNNNNNNNNNNNNNNNNNNNNNNNNNNNNNNNNNNNNNNNNNNNNNNNNNNNNNNNNNNNNNNNNNNNNNNNNNNNNNNNNNNNNNNNNNNNNNNNNNNNNNNNNNNNNNNNNNNNNNNNNNNNNNNNNNNNNNNNNNNNNNNNNNNNNNNNNNNNNNNNNNNNNNNNNNNNNNNNNNNNNNNNNNNNNNNNNNNNNNNNNNNNNNNNNNNNNNNNNNNNNNNNNNNNNNNNNNNNNNNNNNNNNNNNNNNNNNNNNNNNNNNNNNNNNNNNNNNNCAAAGGTTCATATGTTTCTTAACTCTGAGAGAATTTAGTTTTTTGGGTTTTAAAGCATCAAGTCATTGCTTGGTTAATGGTAACATTTATCAGCCAAGTCGAAATCTGCGGCTTGACTTAATAATATCAATTACGATATCTGAACGTAATGTTGTATTTTAGGTCGTCATAACAAGCATCAATATAGACGGGAATCTTCTTCTGAT harbors:
- the LOC140964717 gene encoding pyridoxal kinase-like isoform X2, yielding MASPPILALALPSDTGRVLSIQSHTVQGYVGNKSAVFPLQLLGYDVDPINSVQFSNHTGYPTFKGQVLNGDQLWDLVEGLEANKLLYYTHLLTGYIGSVSFLNTVLKVVDKLRSINPGLVFVCDPVLGDEGKLYVPQELVSVYREKVVPIASMLTPNQFEAELLTGFRIVSEQDGREACNILHTAGPSKVVITSINIDGNLLLIGSHQKEKGQPPAQFRILIPKIPVYFTGTGDLMTALLLGWSNKYPDNLNKAAELSVSSLQALLARTLNDYKRAGHDCETSSLEIRLIQSQDDIRNPKINYTAETYN
- the LOC140964717 gene encoding pyridoxal kinase-like isoform X1 yields the protein MLKFPLIAGFPPRPIRSGRSTKKCGMASPPILALALPSDTGRVLSIQSHTVQGYVGNKSAVFPLQLLGYDVDPINSVQFSNHTGYPTFKGQVLNGDQLWDLVEGLEANKLLYYTHLLTGYIGSVSFLNTVLKVVDKLRSINPGLVFVCDPVLGDEGKLYVPQELVSVYREKVVPIASMLTPNQFEAELLTGFRIVSEQDGREACNILHTAGPSKVVITSINIDGNLLLIGSHQKEKGQPPAQFRILIPKIPVYFTGTGDLMTALLLGWSNKYPDNLNKAAELSVSSLQALLARTLNDYKRAGHDCETSSLEIRLIQSQDDIRNPKINYTAETYN